AATACCCcaaataaagaataaattacCAAATATCTTGAGCCACTGAACAAAGAAGTAGAAAATTCTCAATTGACTCCCTGCTATTCTCGCACATACAAGACCAATCAACAACCACAATGCTTCATTTTTAAAGGTTATCCACCTTCAAAATATTACCCATTGTTGCTGTCCAAACAATAAAAGCAATCTTCCTAGGTACCTTAGTGTGCCAAATGCACCTCCATGCAAAATATAATCCCATTAATTTTCTCAGAACATCATGATTAAAGCTAACTTCAAACTTTACATTTTTAGTTGAAATCTAGGATAATTGATACTCTCGTTGACTAGACAAAAACTTTGAATACAATACGTCAAACAGATACTCTGTGGGTGCTAATTCTCAATCTTGAAAGGACTGAGTGAATTGAGGAGTCCTTATCCATTGCCAATCTAAACaggtaaagaaaaaaagctcTTTGAAAGGACACAAAGGTCAAATCAAAAGATGAACTTGGGAGCCAACTCCAACACCAAACtaaatatatttagaaaatttgttcaacccTACTCTAATACTTCTTCCATGGGCAAATTCCATGTGATCCCCCAACCACCTCTGTTGTCGAGCACCCTAAGTTTATCCATATTTCACATAAATGACACATGTCTCCAAAGATGCTCCTTCTCAACTCCAAACCTCCACAATTAAACCGGATGTATGGATTAgattgatctttttttctttcaaaaacttttaaaagacAATTGCAGCTCTTGTAGTGGTAAAGTAATTTAGTTTGCCACAGTTCCCTCGCACTATTACTTAAAAAATCTAAAGTGAAGTGAGCACTAAAACCCAACTAGCATACGGTATTTGAGTCAACAACAACATTTAAGCGCATAAATTTATCCAATCATGTTCATAGTCTGTGTTGTGCAAAAAGAACCTTTGATCCATTTTAGACAATGCATATACTGGAACCAAGGTAGTCAAAGGGAAAATTCACCCTCGATGCACTAGATGCCTAGATTGCACAAATAGTGAGGCACCAAAAAAGGTGTGCTTTTGAATGCAGCGAGGTGCCAATAATATGCAGGATATTAAAGTTATACACATTCACAAACCTATCATTGTTAACATCATCAAATAttagttcataaaaaataaaatattaaaaattaaaaattttgatccaactttttcttctttcttataagtaattgattttctttacaaagaaagacaaagagaaaaagaaaattttaaataaaatcatagagaaatgaataaaagaaaggaagcAGACTTAACCTTAAAAGATTGACTTGAGACAACTAACATATAGTGACAGATATAAAAGGTACAACAATGTCTTTCTTAATGCTTATATTTTGACTTGGGTCTATGGTCTTCATTTTGCTGGCACTATATTgacaagttttattaattgtGTATAGTCATTTCAGGAAGGTCAAGATTTATTGAATTGAAAAACCTTATTCTACTGGTATTGGAATAAGTAAATTGGTGGTCAATATGCTAAATTAAAGACAAAATCCGTTAATTTGATGATACGCACATTCCAGGCAGCTCTCACTTTGGCCAAGACGCTCACTAGGCAAAAAACATGCACCTAATTAAAGTCTCCTTGACTGAAAGGTCCAAATTCAGAATAAGGTGCCTTGCCTTGCCCAAACACCCAGGCAAGATCATATTGCCTTTGACCTCACTGACATAAACATCGCTTTTGTGGACTCTGCCCCAGAAAAACCAGGACCAGGAAATGAccttttatgttttgagttcaTTATTGCATGACAAcagtaatttaaaattttacctGTGCTTTTCAATGTGTGCTTGTGCTGCAGCATCCAGTTTGACAGGTGCAGATGAATCAGCCTCAGTAGTGTCATGAATTCTATCTTCACTATTTGATGCAGGCCTGATCAATAAACCAAACTGGTTAGAGTTGACAAACCACAACATAGAAAAGAGCCAACGAGCTAACCAAATCATGATAATTCCAATTCACATACACAAATCTTCTTCTCAGTCTAGGAGTAGGAAGAATGTGATTTTCTCCTGTTTTAGTAGGGCTTTCCTTTACAGCGGTCTCTTCCAAGGGCTCCTGGGATACTTGGGTATCAGGTGTAGTCTGAAAATGGGAAAAGTATAAGGATCAAGAAACTCTATTCTAACATGTGAATTTAACTTAGGAACATAGAAACAAGGTAAtgtcataaaattaaaattatatggGGAGTCACAGCAAAACTGTGACAAATCACTGCATCAGACAAGTGCCAAATAAATATTACTTTCGTTATCCAAGTGTAGTCAACCAAGAACAACATTTTGTGAGGTTTATAACAactcaagaagaaaaagaaagaaacaaaaatagagagacagagacagacaAATCAACAACCTTTACCTCTACAATACTTGTATTAAATAGAACTAATCAAAGCCATGATTTCACACCAGTGAAAAGAAATGAATAGCAATACAAGAGACTCATTTCAAGGCCCATTAGGTTTGAATTGAAAACTTAAACCTGTTATTCACATATATAAATCAATTATGATGTTTGGATTGGAACACccaatttctttaaattttaattccaGTGAAAAGAAATGAATAGCAATACAAGAGACTCATTTCAAGGCCCATTaggtttgaattgaaaatttaaacctGTTATTCACATATATGAATCAATTATGATGTTTGGATTGAAACAcccattttctttaaattttaattcattACAATAAATTCAAGATAAAAGCAGTATAGGATTTACAGGCTATTCGATGCCCATTCCCCTCTCTGTTTAGTCTTCCCATATATCACTTAACCACCCCCTGCCAaccctttttaaaaaagaaaaaaaagtattccTGCCACTTTCATCACTACAGACAAACTCTGTACGGGTTTTACTCACCAAAATCATTCCAGCTTCCCTCCCAATTAATAATGAAATCGCCACGTGAGTTTGAGGCATCTTTAACTCTTGAAGGAAAAATCTACTTCTTTATTATACAAATCTAATCTTTTGTTAGCATAATTAGTTTTGTCATAAGCAAAGCTTCTTCAACTCAACAAAAACATATATCTAAAAATTACGAATTTAACAGTACTCTCCTTAAATGACCAAAATCTTAAGTACCTATGTAAACCAACATATAATCCTGCTTATAATGTACACGCACCAATGGGGCAGCTAATTTGGAAGCAATCGCTTCAATCTTCTCTGAATAATCATTGACCACTGCCTTTGAAACCCTGTACGAACATGTTCAAGAGATGTTTAGACGAATAAGAATGCAATCCTAACAACCATAATAGCACCAGTAGAACACCTGAATCAGCAACCCAAAACAACGAGTGAAGATAACTATCATTTCAAAGTCAGCCAATTGCAAAAATGGTTCTTGTCAAACATGTTTTCATTGGATctaaaaaataacaatgaaGGATGAACTCTTTTGATAAATGAAGAATTAACTAACTATTATGTAACAGAATACAAGTAACCCtagaaaaaaaagtgttaaatCGTGCATAAGTAGCACTTTCTATTAAAGAAATCATTGTAGTATGCAATAAGTATCTTTTCAAAGCTAATTCAGTCAAAGATTTCTTGTTGGAATTATAATGAGCAACCATCAGCATTAACTccatttaaaatatgaaaagaagggggaaaaaatcaaCTATGAGTCCAAGATTAATTACTTATGTCGCAGCAGGGGGAAAAAGGTgactgaatatatatatatacacactaaaTCTCTCCCAAACCTCAAAAACCTTAATGAAACATCTCAAATGACAATTTAAAAGCAAGTTTAGACTTCTTTAGAGGCTTAGGATTggaaaatttttctctttcattccTAGAACTACCTTCTGATCTAATTACCATAAGCAACTAAGCACCTAACgtcctaaaaaaaagaaaaaaaaaagacctacaACCTAAAGATTTTTTAGTTATCCCTTGTCATTACCTTCAAAAAATGAAGCTAGGGAATATCTAAAAATTCACTATAGAAATacaatattctaaaaaaaatgaaaggaaaataatatttgttCTATGTGGCTTGTATTATCTTAAAATTCACCATACACAGGCGCATTTCTACCACAAGGAGACATGTTTATTTTGAGTGCACAACTCGATACCTAGCCTGTTTGGTATTGGGCTCTTTCCTTTGCAACAAAAACCAATAAATTTTGATCAGTCAAAGAGGGACTTTTTCTATTTGTAAGTAACACATGCACCCTATGgattttgaacccacaacctcaccctccaccttgcaACTTGCACTTACAAGTGAAAGAGGTGCCAATTAATCTAGAGCTCACTGGCAATCAGTCCAACACGGATTTTTTCAATGATTCATGACTTTAAAAATCACAACGAAAACTCCTCTAATCCATTACCTATTTTCAAATCCCAACTAAAATAGCAAAGGTATTAACTTTAACTCAATAACTATTTGGCAACGTCTTTATCTTTCTGCCCTCTCTTTCCAACATCTCAACCTGGAAAGAACTCCAACCCCTAAAATTGTAATGATTAGAAAATCTTGCAACCCAAGTCCCCACACAAACAGGACACTCCTATGTAAGCCTTTGAATTCATAATTGATGGATGGGAATTTTGAGAAACTCCATGCCGGGCCGCCTTCCATTCAACCGCTAATACCCATACCCATGGTTGGCACAACTAACCTCATCAATGACCTCTAATTAAAAATGTCTCAAGTCACCAATTATCATGTTTAGTATACATGGAAAAccatttacttatcaaaaaaaaaaaaaaaaaaatacgtaTATACATCGAGAGAGATCAAGAGAGAGAATGGTGACCTTGGTAAGCCTTCCGAAGTTCTCTCTTCAGCAAGCTGTTCTAATTGTTCTCGTAATGTAGCAACATACTACAAAATTCACATGCATATATTATACAGAAAttggtatttatttatttatttttttcagtacAATAATTGGTAAGATATACAAtcagaagagaagagagatgttTACATGTACAAGTTTTGCCTGGTTTTTTTGTTGAGGTGCAGCCGCAAGTAACCTCTTTAAGTTCACTTCCGTTTTACTCATTCCCATCACAATCAATATCCTACACACCGTCCTCATTcaataaactaaacaaatccCATTTcataaaatcaaaaccaaactcaattttaattttgagaaagatgctgccattaaaaaaaaaagaggatctTGTGTATTGTGTCCCACGTCAAGTGCGTAAAGCACGGATACGGCAATTTTTACCTGCCGTGTGCCCGTGTCGTACGCCTGGGACACGGCGGGAgaggggaaaaagaagaagcaaagaatCCTAACCTGAAACGCTGCGTTTTGAGAGCATCCCTTGCACCCAAAATCAGTTTCGATCTCTCATCAGTCTCACTCTGTCTCTCACGCCGATCTCCTCtgcctcttctccttcttccAAATATGCCCTTACATATTTTACGTTTTTCCCCTTTTGCCCCACTTCCTGGACGggttccttctttttatttatttatttatatttatgggAATACTGAGAATGATATTATTAAAGCACTTAAAAAGTTACATCGCAAATAAGAgcttgttttaaaaaataaggtgTCTCTTCAATTCATACAATAAATTCAACAATAACAAAAGCATGTTTTGCTAATGCGTGAGCCGGCCTATTCCCTTATCTTTTAACGCAAGAAAATTCTGCCCTACGTAAGAAAATTCGTTTGTACTACCATAGTAGCACTATATTCCTCCATATAGGGTGCTTCCCAAATTACCAGCACATTGCCTGGTCTTCTCTAGGCTCCCAGTCTAACTTCATTCCTATGATACCACATTGCCCATGCTAGAATGACAACCCGGGCCACCATGTCCACATCTACTTGGTCAACCATAAGCATCTTCCACATCAAGTCATAAAAGGAGTTCATAGAGAAAGCTCCACCTGGCAACATTATTTTTGAGCATGCTCACACCTCATGTGCCCTTGGACATGAGATGAAGGCGTGACCGGTTGTTTCGACCTCCAACCCACATCCATCACAGGGGCTGTCTTACACCACCTTACGCTTCAGAAGATTTAACTTGGTGGGAAGTATGTCGCGGCATGCTCGCCATGCGAAGTGTCTAGTCTtgtgtgggtaaaaaaatgtgtgaaaatatttACAATTGTAGGAGAATTaggttcttttttattattagaaagAGACAAATTTTATTGAGATGTGGAGCTCTTTGAATAGTAGAGAAGCAGGGGTTACCATAGTAGCATTGTTAGCATTTTTCAACACGTCTTCCTGTTTTTCACTTCAATTTGTTTCTGAACCTGCAACCGCAAGTTTTATAActgaaaatttataaattttgtatttctatCATAGATACCACATAAATACTGGGATGTAAAAAAAGCATTAGCACTGGGATGTTCCACCACTGTGGGAAGTACTTGCAACTCTGGCAAGAGTTGTGGTGGATGAAATGGAAGTTATTATTTATGTTGTTGATGAGATGCAGAAAAGCAGCTcgtaagggggagtaatgtgttgagggagAGTTGTCAAAATCAGACTTTGTTTATATGtgtttatgttttgggtatttagtGTTTtcatgggtttgatacactatggtttttggtgtatttttgtttctaactcttatcTCATAtacttggtttaatcttttatatatattgttgatgttattcaggatatattgtgtttgtacccatgttgcttatgtaagcttttagggttaatgtttttatgcatattctgtaggctttatggtttgtaccttgcttaatgcagccttttatgctatattgaaatcagtacttctatctaaatatcttgcattttgatttatgtactgtcactcttgtgcccttgtaggattgttcttagatgcatatactttgtgtattatgcattggttgagtgttgagtatacaagtatcttgccttgttcttgttaacttgtatgttcaagtgttcattctaagtatgaatgagcactgtgatcactaccttgtggtgattacttggttgatcaagccatgatttgaatcttcacttcatctttgcttgattaccttaagcttgtttcatatgcatttcatgcttttctgcatacaatgatcatggtgtattattgtgtttcaggagtttcatgatcctatgattcaagtgcttcacagcttctagaattaggtgtgagtgagttttgttcaactgttcctaactcacatgttaagtctagagtctgttttagggttttgtcacggaatagccaaagggggagattgtaaggttgaatttaatcaaccattttattggctttattccgtgccaaatttgcttgtatttcagcatttagtaaccatgtatttaggtgggtttgttgtaagggtagtgagtgagatagagtgttgattgctcaagagtgtgcaagaaaacagaaactcgcggcttgttctcgcgggtggctcgcggcttcaagccgccagacgcagcacacgtgccaagcgtgccagaaggtgaacagtcatactagctggagcactacaggacaactggccatacgattatctcgcgactggatcttgcaactcagtcaagtcgcgaggtcaagccgcgagccacccctattttgtaaatcctgacgtttcacattcctccctcactccagtataaataccccttatacccacaaatgaaagagagcttccagagagaattttgagagagaaaccctaaagaaaaacaagattgattcacccacaatctatacattagagtctcttcaaattcctcaactctcttcctctccattgtcaaatccttgaaaggcattttaccaaaccttgttctcaccatattcatcactgtgagagggctgtttggatttctgggaagcagttaggaaggaaccaatctacattggttgatgctacggtctagtagcggaatccgggaagctagaaaagaaaaaggttcggcgcaacctcgttggagcaagaagcttggagggcttaggtgcattgggtagattaggcttggatgGTCTATTGATGTCCATGTATtctaactacattttctagtggattgtttaccgcttggagggcagcggagaggttttacgccgagggcttaggtttcctcttcgataacacatcgcgtgttgtctttgtgtttgcatcttccttcccttttatctttgccttttattatttgctgtaggttgtgattttaatttggcttaaatagtttatccaattctatattatagcttatgttcattttccgcacactagttgtttgacataaagcttgaattggttaatttgtaaattggaggtctaaacgttcaagggtgtttatacacatatttgaactttcagaagtGAGATAGTGGGtgtaatatgaaaaaaaaaaaagattcattaGTGCTTGTCTATGGAGTCGAATTTACTAAATTTTGAGGAGTACGCTCCACTGAATTCCCCTTTACCATGTGCCCTAAAGCCTGGTTGTTAGGTTTATGAGCCCCTTTATGATTACCTTAATCTTGTGAGAAGCAAGCCCAGTAGGCCCTGCCCTAAGCTGTCTTGGACAGCCAACCTTCACCAGGTTGCTGGTATTGGAGTCGAAGACTAAGAAGTGAGTTATTTATGAGCGAAGCATTGTTCTTATGGCTAGATCCAATGTCCTAGTCCCagtggaaatgaaaaaaaaaaaaaaaaaaattcaacttctTCCTTTCAGAAAACAACTATTGATACCATTGTTCAAAGTTATGTTTTAGTTCAGTAGATAATATTTTGACTAGTTATCTTGGtaagatttttgttttctctctcttttccatcATGGATCATATTCTTTGTTACTAAAACCCATCTCCATTGTGGACTTATAATTAAGAGACGGCAACTTCTCTTCTCTTATGCCAAATACTAGGTGAATTCCTAGAAGAGAAAATTTCTAGAGTAtaggctttgataccatgtaaAGACTAGAGGTTTGTGTATTGAATTATGTGTAAAGCTGGTTTacaaaaaaaagtgtaaaactGTACAAAGGGCTGCCTTTATTAAACAGGCATATGAGTGAGTACAAGTAAATATGAGTATGGTAAAACTGAAGTACAGTTGGCTTGGGCTGGTATTTTAACAGTTTTCATGTACTCTATAGTGATCATCAATTTAAATTCAGTCATGTTTTTCCTAACAATATATCCTCCCCCCTTTCCAATAATCTTCTTTCTGTTAATGGAAGAAACATATCTTTCCAGAGTTCATTACACTTATTTACACTTACTGTTCTAaatcaaaaacagaaacaaaataggtgaaaagttttttgttttgtaagtGATCCATTGCAGTAACAGGTTTATGCCTTAGTTCTAGCATCTAAATTTGCATCTATTAAGTCAGTAGTCAAAGTGCTAGCTTGTCATTGAAGAAGAGCACACATTGTTATGCAAAGTGAGAGATAACTtgagtttgtaa
This genomic stretch from Quercus lobata isolate SW786 chromosome 3, ValleyOak3.0 Primary Assembly, whole genome shotgun sequence harbors:
- the LOC115979160 gene encoding uncharacterized protein LOC115979160 isoform X2; translated protein: MGMSKTEVNLKRLLAAAPQQKNQAKLVHYVATLREQLEQLAEERTSEGLPRVSKAVVNDYSEKIEAIASKLAAPLTTPDTQVSQEPLEETAVKESPTKTGENHILPTPRLRRRFVPASNSEDRIHDTTEADSSAPVKLDAAAQAHIEKHRMLQEDLTDEMVGLARQLKESSLMMSNSLQSTEKILDSTEQAVEHSLASTGRANVRAMKIFSESSKTSCFTWLAIFAMTCIFIMVVLLIRVT
- the LOC115979160 gene encoding uncharacterized protein LOC115979160 isoform X1, which produces MRTVCRILIVMGMSKTEVNLKRLLAAAPQQKNQAKLVHYVATLREQLEQLAEERTSEGLPRVSKAVVNDYSEKIEAIASKLAAPLTTPDTQVSQEPLEETAVKESPTKTGENHILPTPRLRRRFVPASNSEDRIHDTTEADSSAPVKLDAAAQAHIEKHRMLQEDLTDEMVGLARQLKESSLMMSNSLQSTEKILDSTEQAVEHSLASTGRANVRAMKIFSESSKTSCFTWLAIFAMTCIFIMVVLLIRVT